The genomic region TACGGTTAGGACATTTTTAAATCCTGAAACCCTTTCACTTCTTACTGTTCCCTGTTCCCTGTTCCCTGTTCCCTTGCGCGTAGCGCTATAGATAGATGGTGCGTGCGCTTTGCTTACGCACCCTACGGGTTATGAACGGTGGGATTGAGCTATTTTTAAACTTAAGAAAATAACCGGAATAATCCCCACCACAACAATAGCTAATGCGGGGGCTGCTGCTTCGGCTAATCGTTCATCGGAAGCTAAATTATAGACGCGAATCGCTAGGGTATCAAAATTAAATGGACGAATTACTAAGGTAGCGGATAATTCTTTCATCACATCTACAAAGGTTAACATTCCGGCGGTTAATAACCCACTCCACATCATCGGGGTATGAACTTTAATTAAAGTCCGAGTTGCACCATATCCTAAACTCCGGGCTGCTTCATCTAAATTGGGTTTAATTTTACTTAAACTTGATTCCACCGCCCCAAAAGAAACCGCTAAAAATCGCACTAAATAAGCATAAATTAAAGCGATAATTGTTCCACTGAATAACAATCCTGTACTGATGCCAAAGGTAGACCGCATCAACGCATCAATGCTATTATCTAAGCGACCAATAGGAATTAAAATTCCCACCGCAATTACAGAACCCGGAACCGCATAACCCATAGCTGCAATTCGGGTGGATAATCGCATCATAAAATTATAATTTAACCGCACACCATAGGCCATAATTAAAGCAATAAAAACCGCTAAAAGTCCGCTAATTGTGGCTAAAATTAAACTATGTAAGGCATAATTCCAAAATTCAGCATTGAAAACGGTTTCTAAATTTTCTACGGTCATTTGTAATAAAATACCACTGGGAATTAAAAACCCTAAAATAATCGGAAATAAACAGATAAAAACTGCTAAAATTCCTCGAAATCCTTTGAGTTTAAATTGGTTTAAGGATTGAAATCGATTTCCAGTTTGATAATATTGAGCTTGGCGACGTGACCAAAGCTCGATTAAAATTAAGCCTAAAATAAATAACATTAAAACCGCAGCTAATTGAGAGGCTGCGATTCGTTCTCCCATGCCAAACCAAGTTCGATAAATTCCCGTTGTAAACGTATCAACTCCGAAATATTGAACCGTCCCAAAATCATTGAGGGTTTCCATTAATGCTAAGGCTAATCCCGCAATAATAGACGGACGAGCTAAGGGTAAAGCAATCGCATAGAAGCTTTTCCAGGGGCCACAACCGAGGGAACGACTCGCCTCCAAGGTACAAGTTGATTGTTCTAAAAAGGCAACTCTAGTTAATAAATAAACGTAGGGATATAACGTTAAAGATAATAAAAAAATTGCTCCCCAAACCGAACGAATATTAGGAAACCAATAGTCATCAATACTACTCCATCCGAAGGCATTCCGTAGGACGGTTTGCACCGGGCCATAAAAATCTAGCCATTCGGTGTACACATAGGCGAGAATATAAGCGGGTGCAGCTAAGGGGAGTAATAATCCCCATTGAAACAGGCGACTACCCGGAAATCGACACATCGTCACTAACCAAGCACTACTGACTCCTAGCAATAATACCCCACTGCCAACGCCAAAGATTAGCAATAAGGAATTGAGAATATAACCGGGGAGAACCGTTGAGGCTAAATGGTTCCAGACCGTAGCCGAATTGGTGAAAATACTGGTTAATACAAATAATACCGGAGTAGCGATTAAAATTGCGATCGCCATGACAAACACAGTCCAAACGTCCAGACTCAAGCTGCGAAAGGCTTTTAGCAAAGACTCAAAGGGGAATAACCGCACCTAAAAACACTCCCAAAAATTTAATCCCGTCTTAGTGAGAATATATCCTAAAAAGGGAGTATACTTAATCAAGTTTGTGAATATAATTTCAATTTAGGTGTTGACTGTTGGCTGTTAACTGTTGGCTGACACCCGACACCCAAGCTGAACTGTAAGCCTATTTGATTTGCTATGATTCAATCTGTAATTCTGTATTTAGAGAACGTCGGTAAACAGTTTTCTCGAAGCCAGACGGCAGCCGTTCAAGGCGTTAGCGTTAAGTTACATGAAGGGGATATTTTGGGATTATTAGGCCCTTCTGGATGTGGTAAAACCACATTATTGCGAATGATTGCCGGATTTGAACAGCCGGACACGGGAACCATTACTCTCGCTGGGCGAGAAGTAGCTGGCTTAGATTGTTGGATACCGCCAGAACAGCGAGATGTGGGGATGGTGTTTCAAGATTATGCCTTATTTCCCCATTTAACCGTTGAAAAAAATATTGCCTTTGGCTTAAA from Planktothrix serta PCC 8927 harbors:
- a CDS encoding ABC transporter permease, which produces MAIAILIATPVLFVLTSIFTNSATVWNHLASTVLPGYILNSLLLIFGVGSGVLLLGVSSAWLVTMCRFPGSRLFQWGLLLPLAAPAYILAYVYTEWLDFYGPVQTVLRNAFGWSSIDDYWFPNIRSVWGAIFLLSLTLYPYVYLLTRVAFLEQSTCTLEASRSLGCGPWKSFYAIALPLARPSIIAGLALALMETLNDFGTVQYFGVDTFTTGIYRTWFGMGERIAASQLAAVLMLFILGLILIELWSRRQAQYYQTGNRFQSLNQFKLKGFRGILAVFICLFPIILGFLIPSGILLQMTVENLETVFNAEFWNYALHSLILATISGLLAVFIALIMAYGVRLNYNFMMRLSTRIAAMGYAVPGSVIAVGILIPIGRLDNSIDALMRSTFGISTGLLFSGTIIALIYAYLVRFLAVSFGAVESSLSKIKPNLDEAARSLGYGATRTLIKVHTPMMWSGLLTAGMLTFVDVMKELSATLVIRPFNFDTLAIRVYNLASDERLAEAAAPALAIVVVGIIPVIFLSLKIAQSHRS